One window of the Oncorhynchus keta strain PuntledgeMale-10-30-2019 chromosome 31, Oket_V2, whole genome shotgun sequence genome contains the following:
- the LOC118364227 gene encoding myelin basic protein-like isoform X3 has translation MATASSSGLSSLGRKKKSPGLMDQIGNFFGGDKKRKSKGSFRGLSSSPARPAKAAPKGGENAVVRLFRTIVSPAPPKSRWTAMTAKLGLASQKSTGSAKAKKAGAGDSGTLSKIFKM, from the exons ATGGCAACTGCAAGCTCCTCTGGACTGTCTAGCCTGGGAAGGAAAAAGAAGTCCCCTGGCCTTATGGATCAAATTGGGAACTTCTTTGGAGGGGACAAGAAGAGGAAGAGCAag GGTTCCTTCCGtggcctgtcctcctctcctgccaGACCTGCCAAGGCAGCCCCTAAGGGAGGAGAGAACGCTGTTGTACGCCTCTTCAGAACGATC gtGTCCCCTGCCCCTCCTAAGTCTAGG TGGACGGCAATGACTGCGAAACTAGGCCTG GCGTCTCAGAAGTCAACAGGATCCGCTAAGGCAAAGAAGGCCGGTGCAGGAGACAGCGGAACCCTGTCCAAGATCTTCAAAATG TGA
- the LOC118364227 gene encoding myelin basic protein-like isoform X4, protein MATASSSGLSSLGRKKKSPGLMDQIGNFFGGDKKRKSKGSFRGLSSSPARPAKAAPKGGENAVVRLFRTIVSPAPPKSRKSTGSAKAKKAGAGDSGTLSKIFKMGTSRTGSLPKK, encoded by the exons ATGGCAACTGCAAGCTCCTCTGGACTGTCTAGCCTGGGAAGGAAAAAGAAGTCCCCTGGCCTTATGGATCAAATTGGGAACTTCTTTGGAGGGGACAAGAAGAGGAAGAGCAag GGTTCCTTCCGtggcctgtcctcctctcctgccaGACCTGCCAAGGCAGCCCCTAAGGGAGGAGAGAACGCTGTTGTACGCCTCTTCAGAACGATC gtGTCCCCTGCCCCTCCTAAGTCTAGG AAGTCAACAGGATCCGCTAAGGCAAAGAAGGCCGGTGCAGGAGACAGCGGAACCCTGTCCAAGATCTTCAAAATG GGCACAAGCCGGACTGGGTCTCTACCCAAAAAATGA
- the LOC118364227 gene encoding myelin basic protein-like isoform X1, with product MATASSSGLSSLGRKKKSPGLMDQIGNFFGGDKKRKSKGSFRGLSSSPARPAKAAPKGGENAVVRLFRTIVSPAPPKSRWTAMTAKLGLASQKSTGSAKAKKAGAGDSGTLSKIFKMGTSRTGSLPKK from the exons ATGGCAACTGCAAGCTCCTCTGGACTGTCTAGCCTGGGAAGGAAAAAGAAGTCCCCTGGCCTTATGGATCAAATTGGGAACTTCTTTGGAGGGGACAAGAAGAGGAAGAGCAag GGTTCCTTCCGtggcctgtcctcctctcctgccaGACCTGCCAAGGCAGCCCCTAAGGGAGGAGAGAACGCTGTTGTACGCCTCTTCAGAACGATC gtGTCCCCTGCCCCTCCTAAGTCTAGG TGGACGGCAATGACTGCGAAACTAGGCCTG GCGTCTCAGAAGTCAACAGGATCCGCTAAGGCAAAGAAGGCCGGTGCAGGAGACAGCGGAACCCTGTCCAAGATCTTCAAAATG GGCACAAGCCGGACTGGGTCTCTACCCAAAAAATGA
- the LOC118364227 gene encoding myelin basic protein-like isoform X5, whose translation MATASSSGLSSLGRKKKSPGLMDQIGNFFGGDKKRKSKGSFRGLSSSPARPAKAAPKGGENAVVRLFRTIVSPAPPKSRWTAMTAKLGLKSTGSAKAKKAGAGDSGTLSKIFKM comes from the exons ATGGCAACTGCAAGCTCCTCTGGACTGTCTAGCCTGGGAAGGAAAAAGAAGTCCCCTGGCCTTATGGATCAAATTGGGAACTTCTTTGGAGGGGACAAGAAGAGGAAGAGCAag GGTTCCTTCCGtggcctgtcctcctctcctgccaGACCTGCCAAGGCAGCCCCTAAGGGAGGAGAGAACGCTGTTGTACGCCTCTTCAGAACGATC gtGTCCCCTGCCCCTCCTAAGTCTAGG TGGACGGCAATGACTGCGAAACTAGGCCTG AAGTCAACAGGATCCGCTAAGGCAAAGAAGGCCGGTGCAGGAGACAGCGGAACCCTGTCCAAGATCTTCAAAATG TGA
- the LOC118364227 gene encoding myelin basic protein-like isoform X2, whose protein sequence is MATASSSGLSSLGRKKKSPGLMDQIGNFFGGDKKRKSKGSFRGLSSSPARPAKAAPKGGENAVVRLFRTIVSPAPPKSRWTAMTAKLGLKSTGSAKAKKAGAGDSGTLSKIFKMGTSRTGSLPKK, encoded by the exons ATGGCAACTGCAAGCTCCTCTGGACTGTCTAGCCTGGGAAGGAAAAAGAAGTCCCCTGGCCTTATGGATCAAATTGGGAACTTCTTTGGAGGGGACAAGAAGAGGAAGAGCAag GGTTCCTTCCGtggcctgtcctcctctcctgccaGACCTGCCAAGGCAGCCCCTAAGGGAGGAGAGAACGCTGTTGTACGCCTCTTCAGAACGATC gtGTCCCCTGCCCCTCCTAAGTCTAGG TGGACGGCAATGACTGCGAAACTAGGCCTG AAGTCAACAGGATCCGCTAAGGCAAAGAAGGCCGGTGCAGGAGACAGCGGAACCCTGTCCAAGATCTTCAAAATG GGCACAAGCCGGACTGGGTCTCTACCCAAAAAATGA
- the LOC118364227 gene encoding myelin basic protein-like isoform X6 has protein sequence MATASSSGLSSLGRKKKSPGLMDQIGNFFGGDKKRKSKGSFRGLSSSPARPAKAAPKGGENAVVRLFRTIVSPAPPKSRKSTGSAKAKKAGAGDSGTLSKIFKM, from the exons ATGGCAACTGCAAGCTCCTCTGGACTGTCTAGCCTGGGAAGGAAAAAGAAGTCCCCTGGCCTTATGGATCAAATTGGGAACTTCTTTGGAGGGGACAAGAAGAGGAAGAGCAag GGTTCCTTCCGtggcctgtcctcctctcctgccaGACCTGCCAAGGCAGCCCCTAAGGGAGGAGAGAACGCTGTTGTACGCCTCTTCAGAACGATC gtGTCCCCTGCCCCTCCTAAGTCTAGG AAGTCAACAGGATCCGCTAAGGCAAAGAAGGCCGGTGCAGGAGACAGCGGAACCCTGTCCAAGATCTTCAAAATG TGA